A window of the Streptomyces albireticuli genome harbors these coding sequences:
- a CDS encoding sugar ABC transporter ATP-binding protein produces MTNVRSPQPLVRIRGLGKRFGGTLALDSVDLDIDPGGVLALLGPNGAGKSTLIKVLAGVHHADEGEVTVAGHPLGTEAAARAMSFIHQDLGLVGWMTVAENIALGTGYPRRAGLVSWRRTRARSAEALGIVAAHLDPDAVVAGLTRAERSLVALARALCTRAELIVLDEPTASLPAADRDRLFAVLRDLRDRGHAVVLVTHRLDEVHKAADTIAVLRDGRLVAHGPLAHYGPARLVRAVVGHEPAAHRLTVPAPGPGVLTLDGVRAGNAGPVTLRLRAGEVLGTVGLTGAGHMELGRALAGARPLLGGRALLDGRPYRPGTVADAVAAGVGFVTSDRQEEGCAPELTVRENFLANPRADGPPGTRWIGPGRERARAAGLIERFAVRPRDSEAPIATLSGGNQQKVMLGRWLGLRRQLLILEEPTAGVDVGAKAAIHRLLQDALAGGLAVLLVSSDFEEVAEVCHRALVFVRGTVTAELSGAGLTVGALTHAASDMDALTGTPGR; encoded by the coding sequence ATGACGAATGTGCGCTCCCCACAGCCCCTCGTCCGCATCCGCGGCCTCGGCAAGCGGTTCGGCGGCACCCTCGCGCTGGACTCCGTCGACCTCGACATCGACCCCGGCGGCGTCCTGGCCCTGCTCGGCCCCAACGGCGCAGGCAAGTCCACGCTCATCAAGGTGCTCGCGGGCGTCCACCACGCGGACGAGGGCGAGGTGACGGTCGCCGGGCACCCGCTCGGCACCGAGGCCGCCGCCCGCGCCATGTCCTTCATCCACCAGGACCTGGGGCTGGTCGGGTGGATGACGGTCGCCGAGAACATCGCCCTGGGCACCGGCTACCCGCGCCGCGCGGGTCTCGTCTCCTGGCGGCGGACCCGGGCGCGGAGCGCCGAGGCCCTGGGCATCGTCGCCGCCCACCTCGACCCGGACGCCGTCGTCGCCGGCCTCACCCGTGCCGAGCGCTCCCTGGTGGCGCTGGCCCGCGCGCTGTGCACCCGGGCCGAGCTCATCGTCCTGGACGAGCCCACGGCCAGCCTCCCGGCGGCGGACCGCGACCGGCTCTTCGCCGTCCTGCGCGACCTGCGCGACCGCGGCCACGCCGTCGTCCTCGTCACCCACCGGCTCGACGAGGTGCACAAGGCCGCCGACACCATCGCCGTCCTGCGCGACGGCCGCCTCGTCGCCCACGGCCCGCTCGCCCACTACGGCCCCGCCCGCCTGGTGCGCGCCGTCGTGGGCCACGAACCGGCCGCGCACCGGCTCACCGTCCCCGCCCCGGGGCCCGGCGTCCTGACCCTCGACGGCGTGCGCGCCGGGAACGCGGGCCCCGTCACCCTGCGGCTGCGCGCCGGGGAGGTCCTCGGCACGGTGGGCCTCACCGGCGCCGGGCACATGGAGCTGGGCCGCGCCCTCGCCGGTGCCCGGCCGCTCCTCGGCGGACGGGCGCTGCTCGACGGCCGCCCGTACCGGCCCGGCACGGTCGCGGACGCCGTCGCCGCGGGTGTCGGCTTCGTCACCAGCGACCGTCAGGAGGAGGGCTGCGCGCCGGAGCTGACCGTACGGGAGAACTTCCTGGCCAACCCCCGGGCGGACGGCCCGCCGGGCACCCGCTGGATCGGCCCGGGGCGCGAGCGGGCCCGGGCCGCCGGTCTGATCGAGCGGTTCGCGGTGCGCCCCCGGGACAGCGAGGCGCCGATCGCCACCCTGTCCGGCGGGAACCAGCAGAAGGTCATGCTCGGCCGGTGGCTGGGGCTGCGCCGGCAGCTGCTGATCCTGGAGGAGCCGACCGCCGGCGTGGACGTCGGCGCCAAGGCCGCGATCCACCGCCTGCTCCAGGACGCGCTGGCCGGCGGCCTCGCCGTCCTGCTCGTCTCCTCCGACTTCGAGGAGGTCGCGGAGGTGTGCCACCGGGCCCTGGTGTTCGTCCGCGGGACCGTGACGGCGGAGCTGAGCGGCGCGGGCCTCACCGTCGGCGCGCTGACCCACGCCGCCTCGGACATGGACGCCCTCACCGGGACACCCGGACGGTGA
- a CDS encoding DUF5701 family protein, which translates to MTDFDAGNEFDRQVRTLVDLAYPALAGMTEDAFRGLLEPLREPVLARAAAMEPPAEGRVPFLIVVTRALVPLEEAVPLTTLAGKSRPGVIERFYAPGELERFVPIEELALPDGAAYVVFDVERGEEFCNAVPLDALAAVAERDRTPLTIEEGLALVLQHPAALAKNKCFSLAGTRFGDRRVPALWISKGAPKLGWCWEGNPHTWLGMASAGARGQ; encoded by the coding sequence ATGACGGATTTCGACGCCGGTAACGAGTTCGACCGCCAGGTCCGGACGCTGGTCGACCTCGCGTACCCGGCCCTCGCGGGCATGACGGAAGACGCCTTCCGCGGCCTCCTGGAGCCGCTGCGCGAGCCCGTGCTCGCCCGGGCGGCGGCCATGGAGCCGCCGGCCGAGGGGCGCGTCCCGTTCCTGATCGTGGTCACCCGGGCGCTCGTGCCCCTCGAAGAGGCGGTGCCGCTGACCACGCTCGCCGGCAAGAGCAGGCCCGGCGTCATCGAGCGCTTCTACGCGCCCGGTGAGCTGGAGCGGTTCGTCCCGATCGAGGAGCTCGCGCTGCCGGACGGCGCCGCGTACGTCGTCTTCGACGTCGAGCGGGGCGAGGAGTTCTGCAACGCCGTGCCCCTGGACGCCCTGGCGGCGGTCGCGGAGCGGGACCGCACCCCGCTCACGATCGAGGAGGGCCTCGCACTCGTCCTCCAGCACCCGGCGGCGCTGGCCAAGAACAAGTGCTTCTCCCTCGCCGGCACCCGCTTCGGCGACCGCCGCGTCCCCGCGCTGTGGATCAGCAAGGGCGCCCCGAAGCTCGGCTGGTGCTGGGAGGGCAACCCCCACACCTGGCTGGGCATGGCCTCGGCCGGCGCCCGGGGTCAGTGA
- a CDS encoding SpoIIE family protein phosphatase yields MGLVAEDIGPALARERFLGGGSVEGTVRGPILSSWQRCRSLGLSPDGCELPFTRELDAEGRLVRAAGPVLDRLEAMFADRKMNISLADERGAVLERRFGDAAMARRLPPIQSVPGFVFAEKFGGTNGIGLALAERNLVSIYGAEHFAERSQSNACSAIPVRDLLSGRIEGVLCFGFPYTDADGSLDVVIRRAAGVIERRLLEQSSARERALLRAYLDARRRVPPDGSAGDEGGGPAGGTGGFGGLGELAASGLDWRDQMILKEKATELISSAQRAAVEVSLPGGRRVTLLSRPVTSASGVEGVAIEVLLPSRRQPLTVPTGADPTPGLLTRRDLSPLVPPSPEDLPGALPGSTAVTAHPPVAPRTADRAHDTDTDSGTDAATSGLVLVGEPGVGKYAVAARRRLELLSEASTRIGTTLDVSRTARELAEMAVPRLADYVTIDLPEAVLRGDEPTDPRKDLYRTVVHGIREDCPFYPAGERVDLKPTTPQLRCLTSGETVLEPDLRSATGWISQDPARAQRLLAHEVHSLITVPLLARGIVLGIASFYRARDPAPFGDDDRSLAQELATRAAICVDNARRYTREHSMVLALQHSLLPHGFPEQNAVEVAHRYMPAESGVGGDWFDVIPLSGTRVALVVGDVVGHGLHAAATMGRLRTAARNFAELDLPPDEVLTHLDNLVGRLDREECGDDPAAGNTGIIGATCLYAIYDPTSQRCAMARAGHPPPALVRPDGTVTFPDLPAGPPLGLGGLPFETAEFPLPEGSQLVLYTDGLIEDRHRDFDTALEQLRRALAHPNRPPEETCEAVVRAVVPEHPADDIALLVARTHALDPQRIADWELPADPALVSTVRGSVTRRLAEWGLAEAGFAVELLLSELVTNAIRYGSGPVGVRLLYDRTLTCEVSDSSSTAPHLRHAATTDEGGRGLFLVAQLSQAWGTRYTAEGKVIWAECALEAPGGRPGTAEVPPAEVRLDDIPAI; encoded by the coding sequence ATGGGGCTCGTGGCGGAGGACATCGGCCCCGCGCTCGCCCGTGAGCGGTTCCTCGGCGGCGGGTCGGTCGAGGGGACCGTGCGCGGCCCGATCCTGAGCTCGTGGCAGCGCTGCCGCTCCCTGGGCCTGTCGCCCGACGGGTGCGAGCTCCCCTTCACCCGGGAACTCGATGCGGAAGGCCGCCTGGTCCGCGCGGCCGGGCCGGTGCTGGACCGGCTGGAGGCCATGTTCGCGGACCGGAAGATGAACATCTCCCTCGCCGACGAGCGCGGCGCGGTGCTGGAACGCCGGTTCGGCGATGCCGCCATGGCCCGGCGGCTGCCCCCGATCCAGAGCGTCCCGGGCTTCGTCTTCGCGGAGAAGTTCGGCGGGACCAACGGCATCGGGCTGGCGCTCGCGGAGCGGAACCTGGTCAGCATCTACGGCGCCGAGCACTTCGCCGAACGCTCCCAGTCGAACGCCTGCTCGGCGATTCCCGTCCGGGACCTGCTCAGCGGGCGGATCGAGGGGGTCCTCTGCTTCGGCTTCCCGTACACCGACGCGGACGGCTCGCTGGACGTCGTGATCCGCAGGGCGGCCGGTGTCATCGAACGGCGGCTGCTGGAGCAGAGTTCGGCGCGCGAGCGCGCCCTGCTGCGGGCGTACCTCGACGCCCGGCGCCGTGTACCGCCCGACGGCTCGGCCGGCGACGAGGGCGGCGGGCCGGCCGGTGGCACGGGCGGCTTCGGCGGGCTGGGCGAGCTGGCCGCGAGCGGGCTGGACTGGCGTGACCAGATGATCCTCAAGGAGAAGGCCACCGAGCTCATCTCCTCGGCCCAGCGGGCCGCCGTCGAGGTGTCCCTGCCCGGCGGGCGCCGGGTCACCTTGCTGAGCCGCCCGGTGACGAGCGCCTCCGGGGTGGAGGGCGTCGCCATCGAGGTGCTCCTCCCCTCACGGCGGCAGCCCCTCACCGTCCCCACCGGCGCCGACCCGACGCCCGGCCTCCTGACCCGGCGGGACCTCTCCCCCCTCGTCCCGCCCTCGCCCGAGGACCTCCCCGGCGCCCTGCCCGGGTCTACCGCCGTGACGGCCCACCCGCCCGTCGCACCCCGCACCGCCGACCGTGCCCACGACACCGACACCGATAGCGGCACCGACGCCGCGACCAGCGGCCTGGTGCTGGTCGGCGAGCCCGGCGTGGGGAAGTACGCCGTGGCGGCCCGGCGCCGGCTGGAGCTGCTGTCCGAGGCCAGCACCCGCATCGGCACCACCTTGGACGTGAGCCGCACCGCCCGGGAACTCGCCGAGATGGCCGTGCCGCGGCTGGCCGACTACGTCACCATCGACCTCCCCGAGGCGGTGCTGCGCGGCGACGAACCGACCGACCCCCGCAAGGACCTCTACCGCACGGTCGTCCACGGCATCCGCGAGGACTGCCCCTTCTACCCCGCCGGCGAGCGCGTCGACCTCAAGCCGACCACGCCCCAGCTCCGCTGCCTGACCAGCGGGGAGACCGTCCTGGAGCCCGATCTGCGGTCGGCCACCGGCTGGATCTCCCAGGACCCGGCGCGCGCCCAGCGGCTCCTCGCCCACGAGGTCCACTCCCTGATCACCGTCCCGCTCCTCGCCCGTGGCATCGTCCTGGGCATAGCGAGCTTCTACCGCGCGCGGGACCCCGCCCCCTTCGGGGACGACGACCGTTCGCTGGCCCAGGAGCTCGCCACCCGCGCCGCCATCTGCGTGGACAACGCCCGCCGCTACACCCGCGAGCACAGCATGGTCCTCGCCCTCCAGCACAGCCTGCTGCCGCACGGTTTCCCCGAGCAGAACGCCGTCGAGGTCGCGCACCGCTACATGCCGGCCGAGTCCGGCGTCGGCGGCGACTGGTTCGACGTCATCCCGCTCTCCGGCACCCGCGTCGCCCTGGTCGTCGGGGACGTCGTCGGCCACGGCCTGCACGCCGCCGCCACCATGGGCCGACTGCGCACCGCCGCGCGGAACTTCGCCGAGCTGGACCTGCCCCCGGACGAGGTCCTCACCCACCTCGACAACCTCGTGGGGCGGCTGGACCGGGAGGAGTGCGGCGACGACCCCGCCGCGGGCAACACCGGCATCATCGGCGCCACCTGCCTCTACGCCATCTACGACCCCACCTCCCAGCGGTGCGCCATGGCCCGGGCCGGCCACCCCCCGCCCGCGCTGGTCCGCCCCGACGGCACCGTCACCTTCCCCGACCTGCCCGCCGGCCCGCCCCTGGGCCTGGGCGGCCTGCCCTTCGAGACCGCCGAGTTCCCCCTCCCCGAGGGCAGTCAGCTGGTCCTCTACACCGACGGGCTCATCGAGGACCGCCACCGCGACTTCGACACCGCGCTGGAGCAGCTGCGCCGGGCCCTGGCCCACCCCAACCGGCCGCCCGAGGAGACCTGCGAGGCGGTCGTCCGGGCCGTGGTGCCCGAGCACCCGGCCGACGACATCGCCCTGCTCGTCGCCCGCACCCACGCGCTGGACCCGCAGCGGATCGCCGACTGGGAACTGCCCGCCGACCCGGCGCTCGTCTCCACGGTCCGCGGCTCCGTCACCCGCCGGCTGGCCGAGTGGGGGCTCGCGGAGGCCGGCTTCGCCGTCGAGCTGCTGCTCAGCGAGCTGGTCACCAACGCGATCCGGTACGGCAGCGGGCCCGTCGGGGTGCGTCTGCTCTACGACCGCACCCTGACCTGCGAGGTCTCCGACAGCAGCAGCACCGCCCCGCACCTGCGCCACGCGGCCACCACCGACGAGGGCGGCCGCGGCCTGTTCCTCGTCGCCCAGCTCTCCCAGGCCTGGGGCACCCGCTACACCGCCGAGGGCAAGGTCATCTGGGCCGAGTGCGCCCTGGAGGCCCCCGGCGGGCGGCCCGGCACGGCGGAGGTGCCACCGGCCGAAGTGCGTCTCGACGACATCCCCGCCATCTGA
- a CDS encoding class I SAM-dependent methyltransferase gives MSVQAREGHQGTGPGAITPDGCAVELYERLPVGDEPDVVERAVPAGARVLELGCGAGRVTRPLVERGFTVTAVDESPRMLDRVRGARTVCAPIEELELDERFDVVLLASFLVHTADPRVRRGLLRACRRHVADDGCVLIQREAADRHENLPREREVTGGLIRVVSSEPVRPGVRSVHVEYVFPDARWTQTFLSRPLTTEAFEDALAEAGLAVDTYLTEDRTWVRAVPVTARQKAVPDQDR, from the coding sequence ATGAGCGTTCAGGCACGCGAGGGGCATCAGGGGACGGGGCCGGGGGCGATCACCCCGGACGGCTGCGCGGTCGAGCTGTACGAGCGGCTGCCGGTGGGCGACGAACCGGACGTCGTCGAGCGGGCGGTGCCCGCCGGGGCCCGCGTCCTCGAACTGGGCTGCGGTGCGGGCCGTGTGACGCGTCCGCTGGTCGAGCGGGGCTTCACCGTGACCGCCGTCGACGAGTCGCCGCGGATGCTGGACCGGGTGCGGGGCGCCCGGACGGTGTGCGCCCCGATCGAGGAACTGGAGCTCGACGAGCGCTTCGACGTGGTGCTGCTGGCCTCCTTCCTCGTCCACACCGCCGACCCGCGGGTCCGCCGGGGGCTGCTGCGGGCCTGCCGGCGCCATGTCGCGGACGACGGGTGCGTGCTGATCCAGCGGGAGGCCGCGGACCGGCACGAGAACCTGCCTCGCGAGCGGGAGGTCACCGGCGGGCTGATCCGGGTGGTGTCCTCCGAGCCGGTCCGCCCCGGCGTGCGCTCCGTCCACGTCGAGTACGTCTTCCCGGACGCGCGGTGGACGCAGACGTTCCTGTCGCGTCCGCTCACCACGGAGGCATTCGAGGACGCCCTGGCCGAGGCCGGGCTCGCCGTGGACACGTATCTGACGGAGGACCGTACCTGGGTGCGGGCGGTGCCGGTCACGGCCCGTCAGAAAGCGGTCCCGGACCAAGACCGGTAG
- a CDS encoding cyclase family protein — protein sequence MNDDPGDATTPPAGARNGPAVSRREFDALFERVRAWGRWEPAGRGAWNRVTAGHVRRAAALVRSGTVVPMARPWDTAPAPDNSRPALHYMSDLGDVEPPEPSAYKDFVGADYHGKGVSHLDALSHIAYRGRLYDGGAARELTGAGGARFGSVSALGTLVTKGVLLDLPAVLGSPWLEPGQAVHARDVVAAERALGVRIDEGDAVLLRVGRFRRRAELGAWDPGTASAGLHVDAVPLLAERGIALLGGDGDNDVRPSPVEGLHSPVHTLAIAAMGVPLLDNLDLEALSAACAGAGCHEFLLVVAPLNVPGGTGSPVNPVAVL from the coding sequence ATGAACGACGACCCGGGCGACGCGACGACTCCACCGGCAGGTGCCCGCAACGGGCCGGCCGTCTCCCGCCGGGAGTTCGACGCGCTCTTCGAGAGGGTCCGCGCCTGGGGCCGCTGGGAGCCCGCCGGCCGCGGCGCCTGGAACCGGGTGACGGCCGGCCACGTCCGGCGGGCCGCCGCCCTGGTCAGGTCCGGGACGGTCGTGCCGATGGCCCGGCCGTGGGACACCGCGCCCGCCCCGGACAACAGCAGGCCCGCCCTCCACTACATGTCCGACCTGGGTGACGTCGAGCCCCCGGAGCCCTCCGCCTACAAGGACTTCGTGGGCGCCGACTACCACGGCAAGGGCGTCAGCCACCTGGACGCGCTGTCCCACATCGCCTACCGGGGGCGGCTCTACGACGGCGGCGCGGCACGGGAGCTGACGGGCGCGGGCGGCGCCCGCTTCGGCTCCGTCTCGGCCCTCGGCACCCTGGTCACCAAGGGGGTGCTCCTCGACCTCCCCGCCGTCCTGGGGAGCCCCTGGCTGGAGCCCGGGCAGGCCGTGCACGCCAGGGACGTCGTCGCCGCGGAGCGGGCGCTCGGCGTGCGGATCGACGAGGGCGACGCGGTGCTGCTGCGGGTCGGCCGGTTCCGGCGGCGCGCGGAACTGGGCGCCTGGGACCCCGGCACCGCGAGCGCGGGCCTCCACGTGGACGCGGTGCCCCTGCTGGCCGAGCGCGGCATCGCCCTGCTCGGCGGCGACGGCGACAACGACGTGCGCCCCTCCCCGGTCGAGGGCCTGCACTCCCCCGTCCACACGCTCGCGATCGCCGCGATGGGGGTGCCACTGCTGGACAACCTCGACCTCGAAGCGCTCTCCGCAGCCTGCGCCGGGGCGGGGTGCCACGAGTTCCTCCTCGTCGTGGCCCCCTTGAACGTCCCCGGCGGTACGGGTTCGCCCGTCAACCCGGTCGCGGTCCTGTGA
- a CDS encoding ABC transporter permease, whose amino-acid sequence MTPAPRPRTAHRLGHLVGAYGLLALTALLFLAFSLALPDTFPTLDNISAVLSNQSVPALLALGATVPVAAGKFDLSLGYGLGLAHVMTMRLVVTEGWSWPLACLVVILGGAVAGAVNGVVVEFARIDSFIATLGTGSVMYACTGWLTDGARVVPGPHGLPAGFTALYDSRFLGLPVSAFYVLAVTAVLWVVLERLPLGRYLYVIGSNRRAADLVGIRSRRHVVHAFTGSGLVVGVAGVLLASQQQIGNPSVGMDYLLPAFVGALLGSTAVRPGRANALGTLVAVTVLAVGLAGIGQLGAAFWVTPLFNGGTLLVAVGLAGYAARRQLRRRRTEPVRTPHDPPGVTS is encoded by the coding sequence GTGACCCCGGCGCCCCGCCCGCGCACGGCCCACCGGCTCGGCCACCTCGTCGGCGCCTACGGCCTCCTGGCCCTCACCGCCCTGCTGTTCCTGGCCTTCTCCCTCGCCCTGCCGGACACCTTCCCCACCCTGGACAACATCTCCGCCGTCCTGTCCAACCAGTCGGTGCCCGCCCTGCTGGCGCTCGGTGCGACCGTCCCCGTCGCCGCCGGGAAGTTCGACCTGTCCCTCGGCTACGGCCTCGGCCTCGCGCACGTCATGACGATGCGGCTGGTCGTCACCGAGGGGTGGTCGTGGCCGCTCGCCTGCCTGGTGGTGATCCTCGGCGGGGCGGTCGCCGGCGCCGTCAACGGCGTCGTCGTCGAGTTCGCGAGGATCGACTCCTTCATCGCCACCCTCGGCACCGGCAGCGTCATGTACGCCTGCACCGGATGGCTCACCGACGGGGCCCGCGTCGTCCCCGGCCCGCACGGCCTGCCGGCCGGCTTCACCGCCCTCTACGACTCCCGGTTCCTCGGCCTGCCGGTCTCCGCCTTCTACGTCCTCGCCGTCACCGCCGTGCTGTGGGTGGTCCTGGAACGGCTGCCGCTGGGCCGGTACCTGTACGTCATCGGCTCCAACCGGCGCGCCGCCGACCTGGTGGGCATCCGCTCCCGCCGGCACGTCGTCCACGCCTTCACCGGATCGGGCCTGGTCGTCGGCGTCGCCGGGGTCCTGCTCGCCTCGCAGCAGCAGATCGGCAACCCCAGCGTCGGCATGGACTACCTGCTGCCCGCCTTCGTCGGCGCGCTGCTCGGCTCCACCGCGGTCAGGCCCGGTCGCGCCAACGCCCTGGGCACCCTGGTGGCCGTCACCGTCCTCGCCGTCGGCCTCGCGGGGATCGGCCAGCTCGGGGCCGCGTTCTGGGTGACGCCACTGTTCAACGGCGGCACCCTGCTGGTCGCCGTCGGCCTGGCCGGCTACGCCGCCCGCCGGCAGCTGCGACGGCGGCGTACGGAACCGGTCCGGACCCCCCACGACCCGCCGGGAGTCACCTCGTGA
- a CDS encoding DUF805 domain-containing protein — protein MHWYVDVLKKYATFSGRAGRPEFWMFTLINVIISIVLAVLDVVFGTDPLLGTVYSLAVFLPGLAVGTRRLHDTDRSGWWQLIILIPIVGLIVLLVFWAGAGKPHANAYGPSPQEVPAH, from the coding sequence GTGCACTGGTATGTGGATGTGCTCAAGAAATACGCGACGTTCAGCGGGCGGGCGGGCCGTCCGGAGTTCTGGATGTTCACCCTGATCAACGTCATCATCAGCATCGTCCTGGCCGTTCTCGACGTCGTGTTCGGCACGGACCCGCTCCTCGGCACGGTGTACAGCCTCGCCGTGTTCCTCCCCGGGCTCGCCGTCGGCACCCGCCGGCTGCACGACACCGACCGCTCGGGCTGGTGGCAGCTGATCATCCTGATCCCGATCGTGGGCCTCATCGTCCTGCTGGTGTTCTGGGCGGGCGCGGGCAAGCCGCACGCCAACGCGTACGGCCCGAGTCCGCAGGAGGTGCCGGCTCACTGA
- a CDS encoding response regulator transcription factor: protein MARLLVVEDDPFVRSSLVRQLTEASHTVRSVGTALEALREVAQVGFDLVVLDLGLPDLDGAQALKMLRGITDVPVVVATARDDEAEIIRLLTDGADDYLVKPFSVAHLTARMAAVLRRSGRGGGAAGEPVPSGVLRVGGLSVDPLRRLAELEGAALDLTRREFDLLAYLAGRPGVVVPRKELLAEVWQQSYGDDQTIDVHLSWLRRKLGETAASPRYLHTVRGVGVKLEPPAGPEPA from the coding sequence ATGGCAAGACTGCTCGTGGTCGAGGACGACCCGTTCGTACGCTCATCCCTCGTCCGGCAGCTGACCGAGGCCTCGCACACCGTACGCAGCGTCGGGACCGCCCTGGAGGCGTTGCGGGAGGTGGCGCAGGTCGGCTTCGACCTGGTCGTCCTCGACCTGGGGCTGCCGGACCTGGACGGGGCGCAGGCGCTGAAGATGCTGCGCGGCATCACCGACGTTCCGGTCGTCGTGGCCACCGCGCGGGACGACGAGGCGGAGATCATCCGGCTGCTCACCGACGGCGCCGACGACTACCTCGTCAAGCCGTTCTCCGTGGCGCACCTGACCGCGCGCATGGCCGCCGTGCTGCGGCGGTCGGGCAGGGGCGGCGGCGCGGCGGGCGAACCGGTGCCGTCGGGGGTGCTGCGGGTCGGCGGCCTGTCCGTCGACCCGCTGCGCCGGCTGGCCGAACTGGAGGGGGCCGCACTGGACCTGACCCGGCGTGAGTTCGATCTGCTCGCCTATCTGGCGGGCCGCCCGGGTGTCGTCGTGCCGCGCAAGGAGCTCCTCGCCGAGGTCTGGCAGCAGTCCTACGGGGACGACCAGACCATCGACGTGCACCTGTCGTGGCTGCGCCGCAAGCTGGGCGAGACCGCGGCCAGTCCGCGCTATCTGCACACCGTGCGCGGGGTCGGGGTGAAACTGGAGCCGCCGGCCGGGCCGGAGCCGGCGTGA
- a CDS encoding FABP family protein → MFEPARKYPYPDALRPDEAPAPHALLAPVTGLLGTWTGRGRGEYPTLADAFTYAQEVTFSHDGRPFLHYEARAWLLDADGAPLRPSARESGWWRLQPEGRVEALITQPTGIAEISVGRAAAGAVDLATHEVALAPTAKRVDATRRRYTLTDEDTLDFAHDLAAVGQPLRHHLSARLRRTR, encoded by the coding sequence ATGTTCGAACCCGCCCGGAAGTACCCGTATCCCGACGCCCTCCGGCCGGACGAAGCGCCCGCGCCGCACGCCCTGCTCGCGCCGGTGACCGGCCTCCTGGGCACCTGGACCGGCCGGGGCCGCGGCGAGTACCCGACGCTCGCCGACGCGTTCACATACGCGCAGGAGGTCACCTTCAGCCACGACGGGCGCCCCTTCCTCCACTACGAGGCGCGGGCCTGGCTGCTCGACGCGGACGGCGCACCGCTGCGCCCGTCGGCCCGCGAGAGCGGATGGTGGCGGTTGCAGCCCGAAGGGCGTGTGGAGGCGCTGATCACCCAGCCCACGGGTATCGCGGAGATCTCGGTCGGCCGCGCCGCCGCCGGTGCGGTCGATCTCGCCACCCACGAGGTCGCCCTCGCCCCGACCGCGAAGCGGGTCGACGCCACGCGCCGCCGCTACACCCTGACCGACGAGGACACGCTCGACTTCGCGCACGACCTGGCGGCGGTCGGGCAGCCGCTGCGGCACCATCTCTCGGCGCGGCTCCGGCGTACGCGATGA
- a CDS encoding substrate-binding domain-containing protein: MNPGPRRRAAGTAVLGATVALAAVAGLAGCERGSSAGGAAPTATGPAGCPAALARAEAAVRRAERTDAAWNGPARGPRAVPGKSLAYVAQTMTNPGVAGTVKGVREAAKAIGWNVRVIDGQGTPAGIQAAFGQAVALRPSGIVIGGFDPRLTSQQVATAHADGVPLVGWHALDAPGPSADPPLFTNITTRVEDVARISADWIIAHSRGHAGVVLFTDASIPFARNKSELIKKGLATCSGVRLLAEENVPISDTSSRTPQEVSALLARFRDRWTHSVAVNDVYFADAAPALRAARRKGAGAPFAIGAGDGDPSAFQRVNGGQFQTATVPEALTEQGWQIVDEFNRAFAGAPASGYVAPVHIATSANSAGVTSWDPPGYRAAYRRIWGR, from the coding sequence GTGAACCCCGGCCCACGGCGGCGGGCCGCCGGGACCGCCGTCCTGGGGGCGACGGTCGCTCTGGCGGCGGTGGCCGGCCTCGCCGGCTGCGAGCGGGGTTCGTCGGCCGGGGGCGCCGCGCCCACCGCCACGGGACCGGCCGGCTGCCCCGCCGCGCTGGCCAGGGCGGAGGCCGCCGTCCGCCGGGCCGAGCGGACCGACGCCGCGTGGAACGGGCCCGCCCGCGGACCCCGGGCGGTGCCCGGCAAGAGCCTCGCCTACGTCGCGCAGACCATGACCAACCCCGGCGTCGCGGGCACCGTCAAGGGCGTACGGGAGGCCGCGAAGGCCATCGGCTGGAACGTCCGGGTGATCGACGGCCAGGGAACCCCCGCCGGGATCCAGGCGGCCTTCGGGCAGGCCGTCGCCCTCCGGCCGTCCGGCATCGTCATCGGCGGCTTCGACCCCCGCCTGACGTCCCAGCAGGTGGCGACGGCCCACGCGGACGGCGTCCCGCTCGTCGGCTGGCACGCGCTCGACGCCCCCGGCCCGAGCGCGGACCCCCCGCTCTTCACCAACATCACCACCCGGGTGGAGGACGTCGCCCGGATCAGCGCGGACTGGATCATCGCGCACTCCCGCGGCCACGCCGGCGTGGTCCTGTTCACCGACGCCTCGATCCCCTTCGCCAGGAACAAGTCCGAGCTGATCAAGAAGGGGCTCGCCACCTGCTCCGGCGTCCGGCTGCTCGCGGAGGAGAACGTCCCGATCTCCGACACGAGCAGCCGCACGCCCCAGGAGGTCTCGGCCCTCCTCGCCCGCTTCCGCGACAGGTGGACCCACTCCGTGGCCGTCAACGACGTGTACTTCGCCGACGCCGCCCCCGCCCTGCGCGCGGCCCGCAGGAAGGGCGCCGGCGCGCCCTTCGCCATCGGGGCGGGTGACGGCGACCCCTCGGCCTTCCAGCGCGTCAACGGCGGCCAGTTCCAGACGGCCACCGTCCCCGAGGCCCTCACCGAACAGGGCTGGCAGATCGTCGACGAGTTCAACCGGGCCTTCGCCGGCGCCCCTGCCAGCGGTTACGTGGCACCGGTCCACATCGCCACGTCCGCCAACAGCGCGGGGGTCACGTCCTGGGACCCGCCCGGCTACCGGGCGGCGTACCGGAGGATCTGGGGCAGGTGA